The following nucleotide sequence is from Glycine max cultivar Williams 82 chromosome 9, Glycine_max_v4.0, whole genome shotgun sequence.
ggcaaattttgtctaaaacatacttagacacttcctgagcaggtacgagcagttatgcaagtgggatcagcaacttccattatcagagtaatcaagcacagcggaaattcttcaagttgcaaatctacaagtcttctccaggatgtcaagacatctctcgtgacatcagctttctgctactgctccccctgtctccatgcttactgcagcatcttctatcagctactagtcttttccaggatgtcgagacatctcatgtgacatccgctatctgctccccctgtcttcatgctcttactgcagcatcttctagtagcgtacatcagtcatcatcagcagcagtctccccctcaaaatcgtatacatacaactccccctcaagatcatgaatcatgcataacTCGTATCCTactatcctactgccatacatcatacattcaacataatcatgcataatagcaagcataatactattactccccctttttagacataaatttggcaaaagtaggatgcatgaaattaaagtgcagatattacagaccaataacaatcaattgttcaaagggacatgcccctttagctaataaaagtgaaaagcaaaaataagggtctgatgatcatggggtggcttcagaatcatcatctgattctgtctcttctgctgcatcttcctcttcctcagcagcttcttcttcttcctcggctgcttcttcctcttcttcggcagcttcttcttctacttcagctgcttcaccatcttcctcagctgcttcaccatcaatgccactttctgagagccttttgatcagccgttccagctccatcttcttctctgtgttggctttgatggttgcttccagcaccttgcatgtgtccttgagttctgcaatcaaggcatccttggacacagcacctgaagcagcagctttccctgatgtcgagacaatgtctgggacatgtgtcccctcaaacagtttatagtgcagggatagaggagattctcttttcatcacagagtcagtgtagtttaacatattgggatgctgactcaacataatgccacacaatacagtagggaaggcaatgggtaatttgacagcaaatgattctgaatgcttaacagtttgatcaaaaatatagtttccaaaattcaatttggatttggttccaacagcatacagaaatttacccaaacctgtggcaacagtggaagtatgattggtgggaacccagtttgcagctccaatcctgtgcagaattgcatacttcacacttagcttccctgctgaaagcttccctttcttcggccaatgctggactcgtttggcagtgatttccttggcaatttgatgctcagaaacatcaatatctatcactccatcagtaggtctgcccagatatttgttgatcacagcaggggagaatctaacacactttcctctgacaaacactctttgataatcatcaccttttctgtttgatatgtcagagggaatgttgacaatgaattccctgactagaccttcataacagtctcccaacttggtgactgtcttcagtagtccagcagccttgatgaggtccatggtctccttgcaatccaaggcatctcttcccagttctctttcaaccgcaagtctgcgttgatacacgaatttccacctttctgcaatgccaggtgccaacctgttggcaatgggttcttcatcagattcgacttcttctaagtcaatgaggtcacctggagcaggttctggtgcccttggtgcaggggtctcctctgcggcttgatcatcttcctctgttgatctctctttgctgggGGAAGAGAGTACTTCATCATTTGggccggaagatgttggaacatctttctcaacatcaggcatagaaacattcggggtggaagatgttggaacatcttcatcagcttcaggcACAGAGGcttctttcaaaatgctactcaccatactgcggattttcttgtccatctccgtgtctacttccctagaacttgttgcaaggctagggtttacagcaatcttcactccctgttgtcttctgggaaccagtttctcagggacagaagcttgaccaggaattatttgtatgggttggatgttgaaatCAGGTagttcctggtgcggagatgatggtacagcgggtgaaccaggagctgcagtttcttttggtgaggtagccatggaaaagcagagcgtttggaatgatttcgtaaatctcagaaggctattgggaaatgctggtgaaaacacgaatgccaagcagatataaatttgaatgaagaatgtagaggggcgtgtgaggcaacggtcgaatttgctttgtggtgaacgtgctattaatgttaagtgattcgtttgggcacgttcagattgcagtagctgctataattcctctagcagacaaatgcccagcttgcccctcagtttttcaaactgatttgcatccaaagcctttgtgaaaatatctgctatttgttcctcagtgtcaacatgcttcagtgtgatcactttatcatcaacaagatctctgatatagtgatgtctaatgtcaatgtgcttggttctgctgtgttgaacaggatttttagaaatattaatagcactcatgttgtcacagtacaatgtcatgacatcttgttcgacattgtactccttcagcatctgcttcatccaaactagctgtgaacagctgcttcctgctgcaatatactcggcttctgctgtagatagggacacacagttctgcttcttgctgaaccatgaaataagattgtttcccaaatagaagcatccaccagaagtgctttttctgtcatctgcacttccagcccaatcagcatcacaatacccaaccagcattgaatttgaacaatgacagtacataatcccatagtcactagtgccatttacatatttcagaattctctttacttgattcaagtgacttatcttgggattggcttgatatcttgcacaaacacctactgcataggtgatgtcgggtctgctagctgttaaatataataagctcccaatcatgcttctgtacaaactttgatcaacactggtgcctgcttcatcctttgacagcttcaagtgagtaggtgcaggtgtccttttatgactggcattctccatcccaaacttcttgacaatgttctttgcatacttgctttgagaGAGGAacatggagtcttccatctgcttcacttggagtcccagaaaataagtcagctctccaacaagactcatctcaaattcagattgcatctgttggacaaaatgtcgaagcatctcattcgacatccctccaaacacaatgtcatcaacatatatctgtgcaatcatcaagttttcagcatcttgtttgacaaagagagtcttgtcaattcctcccttcctatacccttgctgagtaaggaactttgtcagcctttcataccaagctcttggagcttgcttcaatccatagagagccttcttgagcctgtatacatgatctggatgagttggatctgcaaatccctttggctgctccacatagacttcttcatgcatagcatttatccagaactcatcagtcagtgcctctttcacattcttgggctcaattctgGAGATAAagcatgagttggagacaatttcaatctcccttgatcttgtagtgactcctctgtttggatctcctataatcagctccttgggatgcattttctggattctaatggagggtctcttgccaggttggttgatgtttgattcatctgtagcagaatcagagttttctgcattttctccacttttagctgcatctgctacattgtctcccgatgttctgacatcttcttcgacatccttctttcttgctggagacagatcatcaacaaccatattgatggattccatcactgttctggttctggaattgaatactctatatgctctgctgtttgtagagtatcccatgaatattcctgcatcactcttgggatccatctttctcctttgctctctatctgccaaaatgtaacatggacttccaaagatgtggaagtgcttgacagttgcagaggtgtctgatttctctctgataaagttgacccaggtaaatctggagaaatcatccacaccaacataggcatacctctttcctccaaggctttcaacctgcataggccccatcaaatccatgtgatgtagttccagcaccctggaagtggtctgatgttgaagcttctggtgggacatcttgacttgctttccaatctgacattcaccacagattctgccttcttctattttcagattgggaatgcctctaacagcacctttgtcaatgattttctttatgcCTCTTAAgcgcagatgtccaaatctttgatcccatattctgacttcatcttctttggaggatagacatgtggaggagtagctggtttcttggggtgtccataggtaacaattgtcctttgacctgctgcccttcattagaacttcactcttctcatttgtcaccaagcattctgactttgtgaagtttacattgaatccttcatcacacagctgactgatgctgatcaagtttgcagtcagtcccttcaccagcagtactttgttcagactaggaagtccatcatgaactagctttcccattccaatgatctttcctttagagccatctccaaatgtcacatagctagtggagcagggctcaatgttcagcaggaattctttgactcctgtcatgtgtcgggaacagccgctatctaggtaccaatcttccttagctgatgctctaagtgaagtatgaacaacaagactgacagccttgtgttttggaacccacatcatcttctttctgctgttgctactttgagttccatgatgtggatggccatgtagatgatagcaaaagggctttatgtgaccatacttgccacagtagtgacacctccacttctttcttttgctctttttctgctgcgttccatgatgtcgagaccgatgttgtgacatcgtggctccagtcctgtttttggcaggaacaaattctgtcatggtcgttctgccagcagacttaggattaaatccaagtcctctctggtttccagcattttttccaagcagcagcacctcatcaagcgtatctgagcctttattcagcatctttattgatttggtcatgttttccaatttagagttcagaaaaccgacttctcctttaagctcagagatctcctctttatgtgcctccttctcagcctccagatctgcaatgatcttcttcagttgtgcttcctgctgaagaatcttctcacttctgatgcatagttctctataggatgtagcaagctcatcaaaagtgatttcactgtcagtatcacttgaatcttcagcagtttcAAATCTCCTAGTGAGTGCATTCTCATCTCTGTCAGAGTCACTTTcctgttcactctctgtatcagatcgacatacagaaagtcctttcctctgcttcttgagatgagtgggacattcagctatgatgtgtccatagccttcacacccatggcattgaattcctttgctgtgactgggctttacatctgactctttctggtatttactgcctttcctgatgtcgaaagggatgttctggacatgtggcttctgccttctgtccattctgttctgcactttgttgaactgcttaccaaggagcacaactgcattagtcagaccttcatcagtatccaggtcatactcaccttcttctccttcatcattggacatgaAAGCCAGATTTttactcttcttttcagccctatccgagagtcctagctcaaaggtttgaagagaaccaatgagttcatctactctcatgttgcaaatgtcttgggcctcctctattgtagtgactttcatgtcaaatctcttaggcaaggatctgaggatctttctcaccagcttttcatctgtcatcttctctcccaaggcagtgcaagcattggcaatttcaagaatgttcatgtggaagtcatgaatacattcttcctccttcatcttcagattttcgaattttgtagccaacagttgcaatctggacatcttcactttggaggttccttcatgagtgattttcaggatctcccatgcatctttggccactgtgcaagtgttgatcagtctgaagatattcttgtcaactccattgaatagagcattcaaagctttggagtttccaagtgccaattcgtcttcttctttagtccagtcttcttctggcttcaattcttcagtgggctttccttctgtgtccagcatcttgggatgttcccagcctttgatgacagctttccaggttctgctatccagtgatttgaggaaggccaccattcttgctttccaatattcatagttgcttccatcgagaattggtggtctgttcactggtccgccttctttctccatgttcatcagaatttatctccctagatctcactctgtgatttcgagtgttggctctgataccaattgaaattctgataccaggggacagatgtcgtacaggatgtcacgacatcacgcttcagaacatgcagattatatgtgtccgtatgaacagattaaacaagtaaataacacaagagaattgtttacccagttcggtgctacctcacctacatctgggggctaccaagccagggaggaaatccactctcaatagtgttagttcaaggtctaacagcccctgtttacaaccttctcacctaaccactacccgtgcgatctctacctaagagccactcttagatatgagaacctccgctcactccctctcactcacactcccgtgtttacaattaagtcaaagacacaccagagatcaactctgaacaaaagagatcaactctacacactagagatcaactctagacacaagagatcaactctacacacataggtccaacacttgatgttagggtaccatcaaggtggctcacaaaagactcaagtcccaaaaactcacaaaataactcttcaatcccggacttggtacagaactcgtgcagcctccatgattatatagccgtgtacgattctgggctgcaactccttgatgctggaggagatctatcttcttctgaaaaatctgcagttaaagaactaaaagataacttttgatcttttagtttgaatctttaatctttaatctttaatccctgaacgaactcttctactttgaaattcgaactttaatgatcttttaattcgttcctaaagatagatcatcttatctcttgctaactgcacaatgatctgttaaagatataacagatttatatgtccagtattatcgggccggatgtcaggacatcgtgtccgacatcgtggatcctgcagcttcacttctgcacttgacttttatcttgcattgtacagcaactccagtattctcgggcaggatgtcaggacattgtatccgacatcgtggatcctgcagcttcacttctgcacttgtcttttatcttgcattgtacagcaactccagtattctcgggcaggatgtcaggacattgtatccgacatcgtggatcctgcaacttcaattcttcatttgacattttatcttgccttgtgcattgtgcagcccgatcttattccttgacataccgttggacatcatgtgcagcaactccagctttcctttattgtctaagtgcttatgttttaacaaaatcttagccaatcttttaaagctcagtagagccaaacactaacatttttaaagaaatcCTAACACATTCATAATGTAGgacctgatgcaatcctaccccaccccctccccaagggcattgaatagaagactccaagaagattgggctagagatgcaggaaaaggccctagggttctcatgagccttaggatagattttaggcccatgggctaagtacaagcccacttatctttgtacatattctattagggtttcattatttttgggccttgtatttaggacttGATAGTGTAAAGAGGGTACGCTAGTAacgtaggatttttcagcccttgtattttagggcacctagactagtttttgtattaggggtacttttgtaatttcacgtgtattaagtgcactatttgatgtgtgtgttgggagagaaatttaattgaattggtagaagcctaatccaattaaatttcggaccagcctaagggggaggtgagcatttgctttctacaccccattgtcacatcatatagtcacactttgtgcatgtccttcatgctttacatgcctcatgacacctaagcacatttAGAGGAGAATattggatttgatcttggattagtgggttgaaccatagctaaaattcactaatcctaattagtgaaattttagcTCCAAATTCggttccacaaattcaaattcaaattgaaattcaagtgaaatttgaatagaaattcaaatttctctctaattttgtgacacttaggcaaTAAATAGAggctttgtgtgtgcatttttttaactttcatttttagaaattagacttcaaagtttagacctcatcttgcctcttctctctctcaaaatttcattcccctctctccctctccctccactcatcttctcttaccttcaaactcttattcatggcttcctatggtggtgagcttgttcttgactcatcttctccttcaaGTAGCGTCTCCAATCagctttcctccttctccattccactgccattgatcttcaagaagcaaaggactccattgatgaagaagatccaaggcctacaaactCTACATGGAGTCACATCAGGACCCTTAACAAAGAGCTATCATATATCCTTATCTCCATACACTGCAACATTTGATAATAAAGAATTGAGATTTTAGGACCCTACTCATCCACAAACTCAAATAAACAATCATTATTACTAGCACTCGCCACAATATTTGTTCCAACTAAAAGTGGGAAAATTTATAACCAAATTCctctaaagaaagaaaaatagccCTTAAGATctttagttaattaaataatgacCAAATTCTACTAAAGTACAAAACATAagattttatatgaatttacacatgaaaacaaaatcaaGGTAAAAAAAGTATGGTAAAGATACCTTTATTCGTGTCTTAtacagagaaaagaagaaaaatgccACACATCAACATTCCAATTAGACTTTGTCTTAAGGCTAAGGAAATGAAAAGCAAAAAAGTGATACGTATACTATCCTTCCACCATACTATCTCAGTTAAAACGAAACATGGTATCTTCATAATCATATGCAACCCCAAACACATAGAAGAATGTATCAAACTCTAATAATCTTCAAACCAATTTAATTACTTGCATGACAGGAGGACAAAAATTGAGAAAGTGAATTAGCTAACATTAACATAAAACTAAATTACCTTAATGGGTTTGAATTTAGATTTCAAACTAAGGCTAGGATCCTCAACTTCTTTTGTCACTAATATTTGGCTTATTTTTAAGGATCCTCAACTTCTATTGTCTCTCATTTTGTTTAAAGTTAAGAAACTTCTACTTCTATTGTTAGTAATGTTAcggttaatttatataatttttttttgaaagaggttcatatatattttgtattcaTTTCTTTAAAATGTGTAGAAGGGAATATGTATGTCATGGAAATAATCCTGTCaaacaaaaggaaaatggaCCCAAAGCTTATCATAATCAATGcaatactttaatttttaatttaaaatatcatattttgcaAAACACGTGATATTAAActaatttcatgcatttttatgatattttttattcttactcGTCACATAATTCATTTCACACTTTttccacttatatattttttgtgcaaaaaaatattataaaaattgagaaattttcCGGAACAACTCTCAGAAGTCAATTTCCTCTTTTATTTGGCAATTAAGGTCCAGAGTTCAGAAATTAACATACACGTCATCACTGACCGACCCCAAACAAAGCActcattcaccaaaaaaataaataatagaaaaaataaattaaacgcAGCCACGAATGACCATGAGCCACACCAATCAATTTGCAAGCATATTCACAATCACGCCAACATAGCAACAACATCAGCCACGAGCAATACAACAGGCAGCACATGTACCCGAATCATCGACAACAACTCCTCGATGTCCATTTCGGTTCACTACTACTGCATTCGCCTTTTCAACAATTCCCCCTTTCCTGGGTAAAAAGACGACGACACCCCCGAGAGGCTAAAACATAGAATTAGAATCCAAACAAAGAAGCaagcaaataattaaaatatgtctcTGTTCTGAAACAAGAAAACTACAAAGGAACgacaattgaattgaatttgttGTTCAAGCGAGTGTAGGATTCTCTGCAGGAGAAGTCCTCCACACGATGTCCTTGAGCGCTGGCCGAAGCTCCTTGCTGCAGAACTGGTTATACTCCAAGGTGTCACCGTTGTCTTTCTTAACCTCCACGACCAAAAACGACGGCGTCACGGCGTACAAATCCGCAGCAATAGCGAGTTTACCTTTTCGCCCATTTTCTTGACCCTGCAACCTCACCTTAGTCTCGCTCTTTTTCACGTCGAACTTCACCGCCTTCGCTAAATCTTCCAATCTCGAAATCACGCTACTCGCGGGGCGCGTGGTGGCGAAACGTAACTCTTTCTCCTCCCTCTTCTTCTCCTCGAACAACGGCGACAAATCGAACCCTTCCGAAAGGGAAATGATGTGAAATGCATTCATCGTAGTGGAAACTTCTTGCTCCTGATGTTTAATCTTTTCCTCCAAGTTCaattcctctcttttctttcccACCAAGTTCTTTGGCACGGGTTTCTTGAACCACGACGAGTCCATGATTTTCGAAATCGTGATTCGCGTGTTCGGGTTCGGGTCGAGGAGCTTGGTGATGAGCCTCCGTGCCTCGGAGGAAAACCACGGTGGACACTTGAAGTCACCGCGGTAAATTTTCTTGTACAAAGCCACCAAGTTTTCATCCTGGAAAGGTAAAAAACCAGCAAGAAGTACGTAGAGGATTACGCCACAAGACCAAATATCAGCCTTGGCGCCGTCGTAACCTCTTTTTCCGATGACCTCAGGCGCAACGTAGGCCGGCGTGCCACACGTAGTGTGCAGCAGGCCGTCGTGCCTGAGATGCTCGGAGAAAGTGCTGAGGCCGAAGTCAGTGACCTTGAGGTTGCCATCGTCGTCGAGGAGGAGGTTCTCCGGCTTGAGGTCGCGGTGGAAGACGCCGCGGCTGTGGCAGAAGTCCACCGCGGAGATGAGTTGTTGGAAGTAAAGTCTGGCGGTTTCCTCCCGGAGCCGGCCTCTGGCGATCTTGTTGAAGAGCTCGCCGCCGCGCACGAGCTCCATGGCGATGTAGATCTTGGACTTGCTCGCCATGACCTCGTGAAGTTGAACGATGTTCGGGTGCTTCACCATGTTCA
It contains:
- the LOC100806762 gene encoding CBL-interacting serine/threonine-protein kinase 6, translating into MMGEKSNSNSGDAINSTLLHGKYELGRLLGHGSFAKVYHARHLNTGKSVAMKVVGKEKVVKVGMMEQIKREISAMNMVKHPNIVQLHEVMASKSKIYIAMELVRGGELFNKIARGRLREETARLYFQQLISAVDFCHSRGVFHRDLKPENLLLDDDGNLKVTDFGLSTFSEHLRHDGLLHTTCGTPAYVAPEVIGKRGYDGAKADIWSCGVILYVLLAGFLPFQDENLVALYKKIYRGDFKCPPWFSSEARRLITKLLDPNPNTRITISKIMDSSWFKKPVPKNLVGKKREELNLEEKIKHQEQEVSTTMNAFHIISLSEGFDLSPLFEEKKREEKELRFATTRPASSVISRLEDLAKAVKFDVKKSETKVRLQGQENGRKGKLAIAADLYAVTPSFLVVEVKKDNGDTLEYNQFCSKELRPALKDIVWRTSPAENPTLA